The following coding sequences are from one Streptomyces venezuelae window:
- a CDS encoding response regulator transcription factor, giving the protein MRVLVVEDEQLLADAVATGLRREAMAVDVVYDGAAALERIGVNDYDVVVLDRDLPLVHGDDVCRKIVELGMPTRVLMLTASGDVSDRVEGLEIGADDYLPKPFAFSELTARVRALGRRTSVPLPPVLERAGIKLDPNRREVFREGREIQLAPKEFAVLEVLLRSEGAVVSAEQLLEKAWDENTDPFTNVVRVTVMTLRRKLGEPAVIVTVPGSGYRI; this is encoded by the coding sequence GTGCGCGTACTCGTCGTCGAGGACGAGCAGCTGCTCGCCGATGCGGTGGCCACCGGACTGCGCCGGGAGGCCATGGCCGTCGACGTCGTGTACGACGGCGCGGCCGCCCTGGAACGCATCGGTGTCAACGACTACGACGTCGTGGTGCTCGACCGGGACCTCCCGCTCGTCCACGGCGACGACGTCTGCCGCAAGATCGTCGAGCTCGGCATGCCGACCCGCGTCCTGATGCTCACCGCGTCGGGCGACGTCAGCGACCGTGTCGAGGGCCTGGAGATCGGCGCGGACGACTACCTCCCCAAGCCCTTCGCGTTCAGTGAGCTCACGGCACGCGTGCGCGCCCTCGGGCGGCGCACCAGCGTGCCGCTGCCGCCCGTCCTGGAGCGCGCCGGGATCAAGCTCGACCCCAACCGCCGCGAGGTCTTCCGCGAGGGCAGGGAGATCCAGCTGGCCCCGAAGGAGTTCGCCGTCCTCGAAGTGCTGCTGCGCAGCGAGGGCGCGGTCGTCTCCGCGGAGCAGCTCCTGGAGAAGGCCTGGGACGAGAACACCGACCCGTTCACCAACGTCGTCCGGGTGACCGTCATGACCCTGCGCCGCAAGCTCGGCGAGCCCGCCGTCATCGTGACGGTGCCGGGCTCCGGCTACCGGATCTGA
- a CDS encoding ferrochelatase: protein MSDALDPTPYDALLLLSFGGPEGPDDVVPFLENVTRGRGIPKERLKEVGQHYFLFGGVSPINDQNRALLDALRKDFAEHGLDLPVYWGNRNWAPYLTDTLREMVTDGHRRILTLATSAYASYSGCRQYRENLADSLAVLESEGLELPRIDKLRHYFNHPGFVRPMIDGVLKSLADLPDDVRDGAHLAFTTHSIPNAAADTSGPVEDHGDGGAYVKEHLDVARLIADAVREETGTEHPWQLVYQSRSGAPHIPWLEPDICDHLEERQGAGAPAVVMVPIGFVSDHMEVLYDLDTEAEAKAAELGLPVRRSATVGADPRFAAAIRDLVLERAAVESGTAVTPCALGSLGASHNLCPIGCCPARTPKPAAAGADSPYA from the coding sequence ATGTCCGATGCGCTGGATCCCACTCCGTATGACGCCCTGCTGCTGCTCTCGTTCGGCGGCCCCGAAGGCCCGGACGACGTCGTCCCGTTCCTGGAGAACGTGACGCGCGGACGCGGCATCCCCAAGGAGCGGCTCAAGGAGGTGGGGCAGCACTACTTCCTGTTCGGCGGGGTCAGCCCCATCAACGACCAGAACCGCGCCCTGCTCGACGCCCTGCGCAAGGACTTCGCTGAGCACGGCCTCGACCTGCCGGTCTACTGGGGCAACCGCAATTGGGCCCCCTACCTGACCGACACCCTGCGCGAGATGGTCACCGACGGCCACCGCCGCATCCTCACCCTCGCCACCAGCGCGTACGCCTCGTACTCGGGCTGCCGCCAGTACCGCGAGAACCTCGCCGACTCCCTCGCCGTCCTGGAGTCCGAGGGCCTGGAGCTGCCGAGGATCGACAAGCTCCGGCACTACTTCAACCACCCCGGCTTCGTACGTCCCATGATCGACGGAGTCCTGAAGTCCCTCGCCGACCTCCCCGACGACGTGCGGGACGGCGCGCACCTCGCCTTCACCACGCACTCGATCCCGAACGCGGCGGCGGACACCTCCGGCCCCGTCGAGGACCACGGCGACGGCGGTGCGTACGTCAAGGAGCACCTCGACGTGGCCCGCCTCATCGCCGACGCCGTCCGCGAGGAGACCGGCACCGAGCACCCCTGGCAGCTCGTCTACCAGTCCCGCAGCGGCGCCCCCCACATCCCGTGGCTGGAGCCCGACATCTGCGACCACCTGGAGGAGCGGCAGGGCGCCGGAGCCCCGGCCGTCGTGATGGTCCCCATCGGCTTCGTCTCGGACCACATGGAGGTCCTGTACGACCTCGACACCGAGGCCGAGGCCAAGGCGGCGGAGCTCGGCCTCCCGGTCCGGCGTTCGGCGACCGTCGGGGCCGACCCGCGCTTCGCCGCCGCCATCCGGGACCTGGTCCTGGAGCGGGCCGCCGTCGAGAGCGGCACCGCCGTGACCCCCTGCGCCCTGGGCTCTCTCGGCGCGAGCCACAACCTGTGCCCGATCGGCTGCTGCCCCGCCCGCACCCCGAAGCCCGCCGCCGCGGGCGCCGACAGCCCGTACGCGTGA
- a CDS encoding inositol monophosphatase family protein, protein MTDPTGLKAELLAVALEAAHRAGTFLRDGRPDDLGVAATKSSAVDVVTEMDIASEKLITDFLAERRSADGVLGEEGASSEGTSGVQWVVDPIDGTVNYLYGRPDWSVSIAARKDGETLVGVVHAPMRGETYRAVLGEGAYVNDVPARVRPAPSLDQALVGTGFGYVAARRAQQAEVARHLIPRVRDIRRAGSAAIDLCDVAVGRLDAYYERGLNPWDFAAGDLVAREAGALTGGRPGEPLSSELSIAAPPALFETLQGLLEDLGAWHD, encoded by the coding sequence GTGACCGACCCCACCGGCCTCAAGGCGGAACTCCTCGCCGTCGCCCTGGAGGCCGCCCACCGCGCCGGGACCTTCCTGCGCGACGGGCGCCCCGACGACCTGGGCGTGGCCGCCACCAAGTCCAGCGCCGTCGACGTCGTCACCGAGATGGACATCGCCTCCGAGAAACTCATCACCGACTTCCTCGCGGAGCGCAGGTCCGCCGACGGCGTCCTCGGCGAGGAGGGCGCGAGCTCCGAGGGCACCAGCGGCGTCCAGTGGGTCGTCGACCCCATCGACGGCACCGTCAACTACCTCTACGGCCGTCCCGACTGGTCCGTGTCCATCGCCGCCCGCAAGGACGGCGAGACACTCGTCGGCGTCGTGCACGCCCCGATGCGCGGGGAGACGTACCGCGCGGTCCTCGGAGAGGGCGCCTACGTCAACGACGTGCCCGCGCGCGTGCGCCCCGCCCCCTCCCTCGACCAGGCCCTGGTCGGCACCGGCTTCGGATATGTCGCCGCGCGCCGTGCCCAGCAGGCCGAGGTGGCCCGCCACTTGATCCCTCGGGTCCGCGACATCCGGCGCGCCGGCTCGGCCGCCATCGACCTGTGCGACGTCGCGGTGGGCCGGCTCGACGCGTACTACGAGCGGGGCCTCAACCCGTGGGACTTCGCGGCAGGCGACCTCGTCGCGCGGGAAGCGGGCGCCCTGACCGGTGGCCGCCCCGGAGAGCCCCTCTCGAGCGAGCTGAGCATCGCAGCCCCGCCCGCCCTCTTCGAGACGCTCCAGGGCCTCCTGGAGGACCTCGGCGCCTGGCACGACTGA